GGGGGCGCGGGGAGCACTCAGCCCGAGGCGAGGTGCAGCCGCTCCCGCCCGGCCAGGCGGGCGCTGTACCGGCCGCCGTCGTAGCGCAGCTCGAGACCGATGCCGAAGCAGGACGTCAGATTCGCCGAGGTCAGCGTGTGCTCGATGGGACCGGCGGCGACGACCTTGCCCTCGCGCAGCATGAGGACGTGCGTCATGCCGGCGGGGATCTCCTCGACGTGGTGCGTGACCATGATCATGGCCGGGGAGCCCTCGTCGAGCGCGAGGTTCGAGAGCCGGCGCACGAGGTCCTCACGGCCGCCGAGGTCCAGCCCGGCCGCGGGTTCGTCCAGCAGCACGAGTTCGGGGTCCGGCATCATCGCCCGCGCGATCTGGACGCGCTTGCGCTCGCCCTCGGACAGCGTCCCGTAGGTGCGCTCCGCGAGGTCGAGGACACCGAGGGCCCGCAGCAGGATCTCGGCCCGCTGCCGGTCGAGGTCGGTGTACTTCTCCCGCCACCGTCCGACCATGCCGTAGGACGCGGTGAGGACGACGTCGCGCACGATCTCGTTGCGCGGGAGCCGGTCCGCCAGGGCCGCACTCGCCAGCCCGACGCGGGTGCGGAGCTCGGAGACGTCGGTCTCCCCCAGCGCCTCACCCAGGATGGCCGCCCACCCCGAGGTCGGGTAGAGCTGACCGGCGACGACCTGCAGCAACGTGGTCTTGCCGGCCCCGTTGGGACCGAGCACGATCCAGCGTTCGCCCTCGCGGATCTCCCACGTGACGTCGTCGAGCAGGCGCTTGGTGCCGCGGCGGACGACGACCTCGGCGAGGTCCAGAACCAGCGTCATGACTTCACGGTACGCGAGCGCGGTGGCGACCCTGCGTGCAACGCGCGGCGGGGGTGTGTGGACCTGCGCACCAGGTTCGACCGCTTAGGCTTTTCCGATGGACAGCGTGCTCCGGTCAGGTCGATTCGTGGCGTGGGGCAACGCCGTGCTCGCCGGCCTGGTCTCCCCGGACACCGCCGCCGAACGCATCGCGGGCCGCGACGGCGGCCACCGCGTGCTCGGGTGGGCGGGGTCGGACGAGGACACCCTGACCGTCGCCCTCGCGCGGCTGCGCACCGCAGGCGTCACCGGCCTGCGCCTCGCCCTGCCGGTCCCCGGCGACCTGCTCGGCCTGCCCGGTCCCGCCGAGTTCAACGTCGACGCCCTCGACGCGGGCGAGGCCGTCCTGCTCGACGGTCCCCGGCCGTGGGGCCTGGTCCCCCGCGTCGGCGACGAGGACCCCGACGACTGCGTCGGCATCGCGGTCCGGTGGCAGGCCTTCGCGGTCAACGCCGGGCCGGGCGACCCGACCTCCCTCGCCGAGGCGGAGCGGGAGCTCGCGGAGACGATGCGCGCGGTGACCGACGCCCTCGACGCGCTCGAGGTCGCCCGCTGGCGGCCCGAGGCGGCCGACCGCATCTCGGCGATCCGCTCCGGTCGCAACGGAGACCTGCTCGCCCCCGGCTACCCGGCCCGGGCGCACCGGGTGCTCGCGCTCGCCCAGCGGGTCGCGGCGATCGCCGAGCTGGCCGCCGACGACGACGGCGCGGCCTTCAACGTCAACGGCATCGCCGGGCGGGACGCCGAGCTCCGGGCGCTGGCGCGCGCGGCGCGGCGGGCCCAGCTGGCGGCCTACAACGCGGTCGCCACCGGCGCCGATCAGGACCTGAGGTTCGCGTAGAGCTGCTGGGTCCGGGCCGCGATCTCGGTCCAGGAGAACTGTGAGACGGCCCGCTCCCGGCCCGCCTTGCCCATCGCGTGGGCGCGCTCGGAGTCGCGCAGCAGGGCGTTGACGGCCGCCGCGATGTCGGCCGCGAACGCCTCCGGGTCGCGCGGGGTGCCGGTGCCGTCGTCGACCTGGTCGATCGGGACGAGGATTCCCGTCTCGCCGTCGGCGACGACCTCGGGGATGCCGCCGGTCGCGGTCGCGACGACCGCGGTCTCGCACGCCATCGCCTCCAGGTTCACGATGCCCATCGGCTCGTAGACCGACGGGCAGACGAACACCGACGCGGAGCTGATCAGCTCGACGAGTTCCGGCCGCGGCAGGACCTGGGAGATCCAGTGGATCCCGCTGCGATCGCGGCGCAGCCCGGCGACCAGCTCCGAGACCTCCTCCGCGATCTGCGGCGTGTCCGGGGCGCTGGCGCACAACACGAGCTGGGCGTCGGGGTCGAAGTCCCGGGCGGCGTGCAGGAGGTGCGGCATCCCCTTCTGGCGGGTGATGCGCCCGACGAACAGGACCACCGGCCGGTCCGGGTCGATCCCGTGACGTGCCATCAGGTCCGGCGAGGGCCGCGGGGCGTACTCGTCGGTGTCGATGCCGTTGTGAATGACGTGGACCTTCCCCGGGTCCACGTCCGGGTAGCAGCGCAGCACGTCCGCCCGCATGCCGGCGGAGACCGCGATGACCGCGTCGGCGGCCTCGACCGCAGTGCGCTCGACCCAGCTCGAGAGCTGGTAGCCGCCGCCGAGCTGCTCGGCCTTCCACGGCCGCAGCGGCTCCAGCGAGTGGGTCGTCATCACGTGCGGGACGCCGTGGAGCAGCTTCGCGACGTGGCCGGCCAGATTCGCGTACCAGGTGTGGGAGTGCACGACGTCCGCGCCCTCGCAGCCGGCGGCGATCTCCAGGTCGACCCCGAGGACGCCGAGCGCCGAGTTCGCGCCCTCCAGTCCGCCGGGGACCCGGTACGCGGACACTCCGTCGCCGTCCCGTGGCGCTCCGAAACAGCGCACGCGCACGTCGGTGAGCCGCCGCAGCTCACGAGCGAGGTACTCGACGTGCACGCCGGCGCCGCCGTAGACCTCCGGGGGGTACTCCCTGGTGAGCAAGTCGACCCGCATCCGAGGAAAGGTACTAGTGACGGCTGAGCGTCGGGTGGGGGACTAACCTCACGGGCATGGCGTCGCCCCGGGTTCTTGCGATCGTCCTCGCCGGCGGCGAGGGCAAGCGGCTGATGCCGCTGACCGGTGACCGGGCCAAGCCCGCCGTGCCCTTCGGCGGCATCTACCGGCTGGTCGACTTCGTCCTGTCGAACCTGGTCAACGGCGGCTATCTCAAGATCGTCGTGCTGACGCAGTACAAGAACCACAGCCTGGACCGGCACATCTCCCGGACCTGGCGCATGTCGACGATGCTCGGCAACTACGTCACGCCGGTCCCCGCGCAGCAGCGCCGCGGACCGCACTGGTTCGCCGGGTCGGCCGACGCGATCTTCCAGAACCTGAACCTGATCGACGACGAGCAGCCCGAGCACATCATCGTCTTCGGCGCGGACCACATCTACCGGATGGACCCGCGGCAGATGGTCGCGCAGCACATCGAGTCCGGTCTCGGGGTGACGGTCGCCGCCGTCCGCCAGCCGCGCAGCCTCGCCGACCAGTTCGGCGTGATCACCGCCGACTCCTCGGGCACCAAGATCGCGCAGTTCCAGGAGAAGCCGACGGACGCGCAGGGTCTGCCGGACTCCCCCGACGAGATCTACGCCTCGATGGGCAACTACGTCTTCAAGACCTCGACGCTGGTGCGCGCGGTCACCGAGGACGCGATGGACCCGACGAGCCGCCACGACCTCGGCGGCAACATCATCCCGAAGCTGGTCGCCCAGGGGCAGGCCGGCGTCTACGACTTCTCGCGCAACGAGGTGCCCGGCCCGCCCGGGCGGGAGATCGCCTACTGGCGCGACGTCGGGACCCTGGACGCCTTCTACGAGGCGCACATGGACCTGATCTCGGCCAACCCGGCGTTCAACCTCTACAACCGCGAGTGGCCGATCTACACCCTGCAGGACCCGTGGCCCCCGGCCCGCTTCGTCGGCGGGACCGAGGGCGTCACCGGCCACGCCGTCGAGTCCATGGTCTCGGACGGCGTGCAGGTCGCGGGCTCGGTGGAGCGCTCGGTGCTCTCCCCCGGCGTGGTGGTCGGCCGCAATGCGCGCGTCGAGGGCTGTGTGCTCCTCGACGGCGTACGGATCGGGCAGGACGCCGTCGTCCGCAACGCGATCCTCGACAAGAACGTGGTCGTCCCCGACGGCTTCCAGCTCGGCGTGCACGACAAGGACGCCGACCTCAAGCGCGTCACGATCACCGAGGACGGCATCCGCGTGGTCGCGAAGGGCACCACGCTGGAACTGCCATGACCCACCCGGAGATGACGCGGTAGATGGCCGCCGACCGCAC
This window of the Sporichthya brevicatena genome carries:
- the glgA gene encoding glycogen synthase gives rise to the protein MRVDLLTREYPPEVYGGAGVHVEYLARELRRLTDVRVRCFGAPRDGDGVSAYRVPGGLEGANSALGVLGVDLEIAAGCEGADVVHSHTWYANLAGHVAKLLHGVPHVMTTHSLEPLRPWKAEQLGGGYQLSSWVERTAVEAADAVIAVSAGMRADVLRCYPDVDPGKVHVIHNGIDTDEYAPRPSPDLMARHGIDPDRPVVLFVGRITRQKGMPHLLHAARDFDPDAQLVLCASAPDTPQIAEEVSELVAGLRRDRSGIHWISQVLPRPELVELISSASVFVCPSVYEPMGIVNLEAMACETAVVATATGGIPEVVADGETGILVPIDQVDDGTGTPRDPEAFAADIAAAVNALLRDSERAHAMGKAGRERAVSQFSWTEIAARTQQLYANLRS
- the glgC gene encoding glucose-1-phosphate adenylyltransferase, which codes for MASPRVLAIVLAGGEGKRLMPLTGDRAKPAVPFGGIYRLVDFVLSNLVNGGYLKIVVLTQYKNHSLDRHISRTWRMSTMLGNYVTPVPAQQRRGPHWFAGSADAIFQNLNLIDDEQPEHIIVFGADHIYRMDPRQMVAQHIESGLGVTVAAVRQPRSLADQFGVITADSSGTKIAQFQEKPTDAQGLPDSPDEIYASMGNYVFKTSTLVRAVTEDAMDPTSRHDLGGNIIPKLVAQGQAGVYDFSRNEVPGPPGREIAYWRDVGTLDAFYEAHMDLISANPAFNLYNREWPIYTLQDPWPPARFVGGTEGVTGHAVESMVSDGVQVAGSVERSVLSPGVVVGRNARVEGCVLLDGVRIGQDAVVRNAILDKNVVVPDGFQLGVHDKDADLKRVTITEDGIRVVAKGTTLELP
- a CDS encoding ABC transporter ATP-binding protein, with the protein product MTLVLDLAEVVVRRGTKRLLDDVTWEIREGERWIVLGPNGAGKTTLLQVVAGQLYPTSGWAAILGEALGETDVSELRTRVGLASAALADRLPRNEIVRDVVLTASYGMVGRWREKYTDLDRQRAEILLRALGVLDLAERTYGTLSEGERKRVQIARAMMPDPELVLLDEPAAGLDLGGREDLVRRLSNLALDEGSPAMIMVTHHVEEIPAGMTHVLMLREGKVVAAGPIEHTLTSANLTSCFGIGLELRYDGGRYSARLAGRERLHLASG